The Plasmodium knowlesi strain H genome assembly, chromosome: 14 genome has a segment encoding these proteins:
- a CDS encoding heptatricopeptide repeat and RAP domain-containing protein, putative, with protein sequence MSVLQKGGLIASGARYIRTGKFKNPICYKQVVSEKKEEREKEVDKLRRNQIKFLELLHLNNLKMPQPKKWTKKKVPSGDYVNGKRGGGKGSHTNGDTNISTTEGSISSCAVEWGQSEKKCDRESGTYHRDTFTNRIKKKALLRRVMGNEGKLKKAQKEDSSNERNNVLINGNKTNCEGNEPSGILTQTHLHDSISNLLVDKKTTLKKKIHLINFSVTNSYVSKKYYIQVKNDPCEDRFSISELKSIGLFDELEMSNGRRDTQDMATSSAPSPPYAGDQAKGATDAHDSQIPSQSKKNKQEIMRKIYKASINHVRDENLWKKYVQNTFIISGYLDASEIVILFWCFGKIGYRDNRLINLLCSILLKKINDLTPCALALLLNSFKKLEIKKYDTVELLTNQFCLHIQRWTSQDIALVANSLAFFYIYHKVFWKKCILKLQNGYYFSHPLHLCLIISALARLDIREGNVLLSLSKGAKKYAKQFSPNNLALVIHSFAKLKFSHPKFYNYLYQFVHTYLDRQLFIGGSSDKNRPLKNGFQMRHNKRSEGEIRENMLQSEKNIASVNPYVHGINNFDEHPVGEYPHVDATKNCDSVSTMWNSQDGEAVVPLGSVPPGEGNEEDRYYDSRSSSSGGGNTPLRRKEKAHFDLQSLVLLLFSCTCLITCTENMILKLTYLILPLKDHLGSHKVEKLKYVSEYIQFTYPQIFANFPKEIKMFYNYIDTYEIKKKKKNMKYGARWINELSKILARINVNHLKNIYINHICADIMLPDSQVIIMCLGPYSYYVNSLVTTSTSDLKRFILEKKKYKVIPLSYHEWNKLNDYEEKIRFLYAFGRDAANYLFVNAKKGVAEGEKSDEAHLGTHTLGSADCGRSCESGGENAGEGEKWGLCNEPMHGPLYDTERQSKNYASETNEPNYTSDEDDEVIDFIKKGISVDDGNEEDSDRDKIEIEEIKKFLEVEKL encoded by the coding sequence ATGAGTGTGCTACAGAAAGGCGGATTAATTGCAAGCGGGGCTAGGTACATAAGGACAGGAAAATTTAAGAACCCAATATGTTACAAACAGGTGGTaagtgaaaagaaggaggaacgGGAAAAAGAAGTGGACAAATTAAGGAGGAACCAAATAAAATTCCTAGAGCTCCTCCATTTGAATAATCTAAAAATGCCGCAAccgaaaaaatggacgaaaaaaaaagtaccaaGTGGGGATTATGTAAATGGGAAGAGAGGAGGTGGGAAAGGTTCCCATACAAATGGAGACACAAATATAAGCACAACTGAGGGATCCATTTCTTCGTGCGCTGTAGAATGGGGgcaaagcgaaaaaaaatgtgacaGAGAATCAGGCACATATCACCGTGATACCTTCACAaacagaattaaaaaaaaagcactcCTTAGACGAGTTATGGGCAATGAAGGCAAGTTGAAAAAAGCCCAAAAGGAGGACTCCTCTAATGAAAGAAATAATGTTCTCATCAATGGAAATAAAACCAATTGTGAAGGTAACGAACCTAGTGGTATTCTAACGCAAACACATCTGCACGATAGCATTAGCAACCTTCTTGTGGATAAAAAAACAacgttgaagaaaaaaattcacctgATCAATTTCTCCGTCACAAACAGTTACGTAAGTAAGAAGTACTACATACAAGTGAAAAACGACCCCTGTGAAGATCGATTTAGCATATCAGAACTGAAATCCATTGGGCTTTTTGATGAGCTGGAAATGAGCAACGGTAGGAGGGATACACAAGACATGGCCACCTCTAGCGCACCTTCCCCCCCGTACGCAGGTGACCAAGCAAAGGGAGCGACTGACGCACATGATTCACAGATACCTAGtcaaagcaaaaaaaataaacaagaaATTATGAGGAAGATTTACAAAGCATCTATAAATCACGTACGGGATGAAAACCTATGGAAGAAATACGTCCAAAATACATTCATCATATCGGGATACCTAGACGCAAGCGAAAtagtaattttattttggtGTTTTGGAAAAATCGGCTACAGAGATAATAGGCTAATAAATTTGTTATGCTCTATACTACTGAAAAAGATAAATGACCTCACCCCCTGCGCTTTAGCCTTATTACTAaacagttttaaaaaattagaaataaaaaaatatgacacTGTGGAATTATTAACCAATCAGTTTTGTCTGCATATCCAAAGATGGACCTCCCAAGATATAGCCCTGGTTGCTAACTCATtggcttttttttacatatatcaTAAagttttttggaaaaaatgtatattgaaattgcaaaatggaTATTACTTTTCTCACCCTTTACATTTATGCCTTATCATATCGGCATTGGCTAGGCTAGACATCAGAGAGGGCAACGTTTTGTTATCCCTAAGTAAAGGAGCAAAGAAATATGCCAAACAATTTAGCCCCAATAATTTAGCCCTTGTTATTCATTCCTTTGCAAAGTTGAAATTTTCGCATCCCaaattttataattatttgTATCAATTTGTTCATACATATTTGGATAGGCAACTTTTCATCGGTGGATCATCTGACAAGAATAGGCccttaaaaaatggattCCAAATGAGGCATAACAAACGCAGCGAAGGGGAAATAAGGGAGAACATGTTGCAGAGTGAGAAAAATATTGCAAGTGTAAATCCATATGTACATGGAATAAACAATTTTGATGAACACCCTGTTGGAGAGTACCCCCATGTGGACGCTACAAAGAACTGTGACTCTGTTTCTACTATGTGGAATTCCCAAGACGGGGAGGCAGTGGTGCCCCTTGGTTCTGTCCCACCAGGGGAGGGGAATGAAGAAGACAGGTACTACGACAGCAGGAGTAGTAGCAGCGGTGGAGGCAACACCCCGCTTAGGCGGAAAGAGAAGGCTCACTTCGACCTGCAGTCCCTTGTACTTTTACTGTTCTCCTGCACATGCCTAATTACCTGCACGGAAAATATGATATTGAAGCTCACCTACCTGATCCTACCTCTAAAGGATCACCTGGGTAGTCACAAAGTGGAAAAGCTGAAATATGTAAGTGAATATATACAGTTTACGTACCCACAGATATTTGCTAATTTTcccaaagaaataaaaatgttttataaCTACATTGATACATATGaaattaagaagaagaaaaaaaatatgaaatatgGAGCAAGGTGGATTAACGAATTGTCAAAAATTCTAGCAAGAATAAATGtaaatcatttaaaaaatatctaCATCAATCATATATGTGCAGATATAATGTTACCTGATTCTCAAGTTATCATTATGTGTTTAGGACCATATAGCTATTACGTTAATTCGTTGGTAACCACTTCTACATCGGATTTGAAAAGATTCATtcttgagaaaaaaaaatataaggtcATCCCCCTCAGTTACCACGAATGGAACAAGCTCAATGACTACGAAGAAAAGATTCGCTTTCTCTACGCCTTCGGGAGAGATGCGGCAAACTATTTGTTCGTGAACGCGAAGAAGGGAGTGGCAGAAGGGGAGAAATCAGACGAAGCGCACTTGGGCACACACACGTTAGGGAGTGCAGACTGCGGAAGGAGCTGCGAGAGCGGTGGAGAAAATgcaggggaaggagaaaaatggggcCTGTGCAATGAACCTATGCATGGCCCACTTTATGATACAGAGCGACAGAGCAAAAATTACGCCAGCGAGACAAATGAACCAAATTACACTTCAGATGAGGACGACGAAGTTATCGATttcataaaaaagggaatcagCGTCGATGATGGGAATGAAGAAGATTCAGACAGGGATAAGATAGAAATagaggaaataaagaaattctTGGAGGTTGAGAAATTGTGA
- a CDS encoding selenoprotein, putative, which produces MVLNKVYLLTILVLFYVNTLCVEAGUSKKLHIKLPNEDDDYLGKLINISSKITKYAQNNKFKIAKILSTSALSAYSLNWVYQTGVTLLKDPHYSLFVPSNNYMNNAIRRIRTNYPVKSYTFKVNKILERNFHHEYANTEMGQIYVVNNFVNFLNFLPYKWRKKCTYNFCKYKEFENIGNLFNCIRISKHEGPILLFQGKLKKQYWIHLPLKYEIVKNGEEDSLCTLTFTPLHKYYSDYTIEIKLVKEKENNNVTFITSVKCANKNNGNGNSFYINVIQNIAMFLAYDIFEGINNNIHVVHRRNANYRKTTFNTSNVTLKRKKKTNFQFVLSPVINPWSFKIRRS; this is translated from the coding sequence ATGGTTTTGAATAAGGTGTACCTGCTCACCATCCTGGTGCTGTTTTACGTTAATACCCTATGTGTGGAAGCAGGGTGATCCAAAAAGTTACACATAAAGCTACCAAATGAGGATGATGACTACTTGGGAAAATTAATCAACATTTCGAGTAAGATAACAAAATACGCACAAAACAATAAGTTTAAAATTGCTAAAATTTTATCTACATCGGCACTTTCAGCCTACTCGCTTAACTGGGTATACCAGACAGGTGTCACATTGCTAAAGGACCCACACTACTCCCTGTTCGTCCCCTCTAATAACTACATGAACAATGCCATTAGAAGGATTAGGACAAATTATCCAGTGAAAAGTTACACATTTAAagtgaataaaattttggaaaggAATTTTCACCACGAATATGCCAACACAGAAATGGGGCAAATATATGttgtaaataattttgtgaattttttaaatttcttacCCTacaagtggagaaaaaaatgtacatacaacttttgtaaatataaagaatttgaaaatatCGGAAATCTTTTTAACTGCATCAGAATAAGTAAGCATGAAGGACCCATTTTGTTATTCcaggggaaattaaaaaaacagtACTGGATACATTTGCCACTAAAATatgaaattgtgaaaaatggGGAGGAAGATTCTTTATGCACACTTACATTTACTCCTTTACACAAATATTATTCTGATTATACTATCGAGATAAAACtggtgaaggagaaggaaaataataatgtaaCCTTTATCACCTCTGTTAAATGCGCCAACAAGAATAATGGAAATGGAAATTCATTCTACATAAATGTGATTCAAAATATTGCCATGTTTTTAGCATATGATATTTTTGAAGGAATaaataacaacatccatgtGGTACACAGAAGAAATGCAAACTATAGAAAAACAACTTTTAACACATCAAATGTcactttaaaaagaaaaaaaaaaacaaattttcagTTCGTCCTCTCGCCGGTCATCAACCCGTGGAGTTTTAAAATACGGCGGAGTTAA
- a CDS encoding superoxide dismutase [Fe], putative encodes MAIILPKLKYALNALSPHISEETLNFHYNKHHAGYVNKLNGLIKDTPFATKSLVEIMKESTGAIFNNAAQIWNHSFYWDSMGPNCGGEPHGEIKEKIQEDFGSFNNFKNEFSNVLCGHFGSGWGWLVLNNNNKLVILQTHDAGNPIKDNTGIPILTCDIWEHAYYIDYRNDRPSYVKAWWNLVNWNFANENLKKALQK; translated from the coding sequence atggcAATTATTCTACCCAAGTTGAAGTATGCTTTGAACGCCCTGTCTCCTCATATAAGTGAAGAGACTCTAAACTTCCATTACAATAAGCACCATGCGGGGTATGTGAACAAGTTGAATGGTCTAATAAAGGATACGCCCTTTGCCACGAAATCGTTGGTGGAAATTATGAAGGAATCTACGGGAGCAATTTTTAACAACGCCGCTCAGATATGGAACCACAGTTTTTACTGGGATTCCATGGGACCCAATTGTGGAGGGGAACCCCATGGagaaattaaggaaaaaattcaagaaGATTTTGGATCTTTTAACAActtcaaaaatgaattttcaaATGTATTATGTGGCCATTTTGGATCAGGATGGGGTTGGCTAGTTTTGAATAATAACAACAAGTTAGTTATTCTGCAGACGCATGATGCTGGAAACCCCATAAAGGATAACACAGGAATTCCTATCCTAACATGCGATATATGGGAGCATGCCTACTATATTGATTATCGAAATGATAGACCATCGTACGTGAAGGCCTGGTGGAATTTGGTAAATTGGAATTTTGCCAAcgaaaatttgaagaaggcATTACAGAAGTGA